TTAAGTATGAAGAATATTTAGAAGATTTTTTTACAAAACTTATGGAAATTAGCAAAAAAGTACAGTATCATGTGGGGTATAAGGAATAATTAAGTTAGTGAAGTTGCTTGAGATTTAATACATAGATATACTATAGAAACTTTAATGATTAATTATGAATTTAAATAAATAATAAGAAATAAAGGAGGGTTTAGTGAGAATTTGTAACTTATGAGTTATTCTCACTAAAGATAAGTTATGGAAAAGTTATATGGAATAATTGGGGAGAAATTAGGACATACTTATTCTCCAGAAATTCATCATAAAATTTTAGAAAGTATAAACATAGACGGACATTTCGGAGTATTTCAAGTTGAGAGAGAACGTCTTTGTCATGTAATCCCAGGATTAAAGGCTTTAGATTATAAAGGTATTACTGTGACAATACCTTATAAATTAGAGATTATAAAGTATCTAGATTCCTTAAGTGAAGAGGCAGAGAAAATAGGCGCTGTAAATGTGGTTAAGATAAATAATGGGAAAGCTATAGGTTACAACACAGACTACTATGGGTTTGGTATGACATTAGAACATTATAATATAGATTTTAAAGGCGAAGATGTAGTAATTTTAGGTACAGGGGGAGCATCAAGAGCTGTAGTTCAATACCTTTTTGATAATGGTGCTAGGGAAATTATATTTGTAACTAGAAATAAGGAAGAGGGAAAGAAAAAATATCCCCAATATAAAGTTATAAATTATGAAGAACTAGGTTCTATAAAAGAGGCTGCCCTAGTTGTAAACTGTACTCCTGTAGGAATGTATCCTAAATGTGATTTTACACCAATAGATAAAAAATATTTTAAAAAGTTTAAAGCAGCAGTGGATATTATTTATAATCCATTAGAGACTAAGTTTTTAAAAGAAGCTGGTGAAGAGGGATTAAAAGCTGTAAATGGTATGTACATGCTAGTTGCCCAAGCTATAAAGGCACAAAGCATTTGGAATTGCATGGAAGTTTCTTATGATATAGTTAATGATATTCATAAGCATATGATGAGTAAGTAATGAGTAAAAATATTGTTTTAATAGGTATGCCAGGGTGCGGGAAAAGCGCTTTGGGTTATTTTTTATCTAAGAGGTTAAATTTAGATTTTATAGATTTAGACCGCTTTATAGAAAAAGGTGAAAATAAGAAAATCCCTGAAATCTTTGAAAGTGGTGAAGAGTATTTTAGAGGTATAGAAGAACAATATGTAGAGAAAGTTAGTGTGCTTAAATCCACCATAATATCTACAGGTGGAGGAGTAATAAAGCGAGAAAAGAATATAAACTGTTTAAAAGAAAATGGAGTGTTAATTTTTATAGATAGACCTTTAGATAATATTATTAAGGATATAGACATAGAAAATCGACCTCTATTAAAAGATAAGAAAGATAATCTACATAAATTATACGATGACAGGTACGAACTTTATAGAATATATGGGGATTATAGAGTTTTAAATAAAGGCACATTAGAAGAAACTTTAAATGAAGTAATGGAGATTTTAAAAAGAGAGAAGATAATTTAAATTTATCATTTAGACAAGGTAGTAAAGAACTAGAAATATATAATTTTTATTTATAAAAAATATACAAATAAAAACTAAGTTATGGAAGCAGATTTAATCTCAGTAGAGGAGGGATATAAATGGAAGATAAAAAAATGAAAATCTTAGTTATAAATGGACCTAATTTGAATTTTTTAGGTATAAGAGAAAAAGAAGTTTATGGAGCTAAAACTTACGAAGGTCTTTGCTCTTATATAAGATGTACGGCAGAAGAACTTAAAGCAGAAGTAACATTAAAACAAAGTAATATTGAGGGAGAAATCATAAATTTTATACAAGAAGCCTATGGAAAATATGATGGTATAGTTATAAATCCAGGAGCTTACACTCATTACAGTATAGCAATTTATGATGCTTTAAAATCTGTTGATATAGACACCATAGAAGTTCACCTAAGTAACATTTATAAAAGAGAAGAATTTAGACATAAATCCGTTACGGCAGCAGCTTGCATAGGACAAATATCAGGCCTTGGATTTTTAGGATATAAATTAGCAATGGAGGCTTTGGTTAACATATAGATTAATAAAATATTAAATCTAAGGGGAATAAAATATGACTATTTCTAATATAATATCTTTTATTTCATTTACTTTACTTGCAATATTAATTCTTAAGGATTATATAGCTATTAGGAAACCGTATAATTACCTTACAATTATATTTGTAATACTACCACCAATGATAATTAATACTCCAATAGGTAAAAATATGAGTAGAGGATTAGAGAGAATATTTGTTCCAGCATATGCTGCCATTGGCATAGGAATTATAGTATGTCATGAGTATACAAGAAGAAAGAAAAAATAGAATTATAATATTATAGAAGTATACTAAATGGAAGTCAAATATGACTTCCATTTAAATTGTAAATAGAATCTATAAGTTCTATCTATAATATATATTAGAAACATAACTTACTTTAAGTTGAAAATAAAATTAACATAAGAATAAACTTAAGGGGGAGTTTTTTTGCACAAGAATAAGTTAATGGAATTAGATCCTGAGATTAGGGAAAAAGTTATGAGAGATGACTTAGGGAAGGAGAAGTGTAAGATCTTAGATAAATATAATCTTCATTCTAACGAGCGTATATATTGGGAGAGAATACAGGAGAAGTATCCAACTCAGGAATATTTCAGTCATAAGTTTGCCATAAAAACCTCACCACTAGGAATGATTTTTCACATATACAGATTATGCTTTGCAAAGACTAAATATTTTGAAAATAATTGGGATAAGTTTGTGCCATGTGTATATAATTGCAAGGATGGATTTGTTGAGACAGAAATATATAATATGGAGTATTTAAAGCAAAGGAGTACAGGCATCATAATAGATTTAAGGGAACTTGCTAAGATAAAGTGGTTACAAGATTTTAAGGATTTATGTGATTATTTAGAGGAGAAAGAGGCGGAACAAATAGAAATAGTATAATATAGTCTAAGCTTAATCTTCAAAAATTGTTAAGTTAAAGGACTAAGTTATAAGGGAATTTATTATTTGAATCTTGAGACAAATATTACATTGTGTTAAAATTAATTTATATAAACTATTAAACCTATAAAACAGGGGGGCTGGATATGGCCGGCTGAGATAAAGACCCTATAAAGTCTTTGACCCTTTAACCTGATCTGGGTAATGCCAGCGTAGGAAACATAATTGTAATGTAATAGTTGCTAAGTTTTAATTGGGATTTTTAATTCTATTGGAACTTAGGAAGCTTATTTATGATAATGCAAATCCGAAACTGAGTTTGCATTTTTTTATTTTTTTAATATTAATAAGTGTGCACGGGGGTGGTTATATGAGTAATACAAAAAAACTGACATGCTCTGGAATTTTAATAGCTATAGGTGTAATGTCATCTCATGTTATTTATATACCAGTGGGAGTTTCTAAGTGTTTTCCTATTCAACATGTTATTAATGTACTATCTGCTATTTTCTTAGGGCCTTTATATGCTTTAGGAAATGCATTTTTAATTTCTTTACTTAGAAATATTCTAGGTACAGGGAGTTTACTTGCTTTTCCAGGAAGTATGTTTGGAGCAGTTTTAGCAGGAATATTCTATAGAAAATTTAATAAGGATATTTATGCTGTAATAGGCGAGGTTGTAGGTACTGGTATTATAGGGAGCTTAATGGCTTTTCCAATAGCAAGTTTATTAATGGGAAAAAAGGTGGGGGCTTTCTTTTTTATAATACCTTTCTTACTTAGCACTATAGGAGGAAGTATTATTGCCTATTTAATTATGAAGGTTATTAGTAGTAGAAATTTAAATAAGTTTTATTAGAAATTAAATTTAAGTATAACAAAAATATAAAAGTATAGAACTTAAGATATGATTTACAATTGGAATTTAAAATACATATTAGTAAGTATAAATCAAAAGCAAAAATTCAAAGGAAAAGGGGAGATATATATGAAAAATGTACTAACTATAGCAGGTTCAGACAGTTGTGGTGGAGCTGGAATACAAGCAGATTTAAAAACTTTTTCTGCTCATGGAGTTTATGGAATGTCAGTTATTACTGCAATTACAGCCCAAAATACTATGGGGGTATTTGATGTGCAAGATATAGATAAAGATATTATAGAAAATCAGATTAGTTGTATATATGAAGATATTCAGGTTTCTGCAGTAAAAATAGGTATGGTATCTAAGATTGAAACTATAGATGCAATAGCTGAAGGACTTTTAAAATACAATGCAGGTAACATAGTTTTAGATCCTGTTATGATATCTAAAAGTGGATTTGACCTTTTAAAACCAGAATCTAAGAAAACTTTAATAGAAAAATTAATTCCCATAGCAACAGTTATAACTCCTAATATACCAGAGGCTGAGGTTATTTTAGATAGAAAAATTGATACTTTGGATAAGATGGTCATAGCAGCAAAAGATATACATAAACTAGGACCTAAAAGTGTATTGCTTAAAGGGGGACATTTAGACCATAATGCTACAGATGTTTTATTCCATAAAGGTGAGATTTATTATTTAAAGGGCGAAAAAATACATACTAAAAATACTCATGGGACAGGTTGCACTTTATCTTCTTCGATAGCATCTAATTTAGCCTTAGGATACGATTTGGAGGAAGCTGTAAAAAGGGCAAAAGATTATATAACTATGGCCATAAAGCACTCATTTAGCATAGGTCATGGTGTTGGGCCAACACATCATTTCTACCAATTATATAAGTTAGCAGGTTTGGAGGTGAAGTAATAATGGAAATAAATAGAGAGTTATTAAAAGAATGTAGTAATAAACTATATAATTTAAAAGAAAAGAATCCATTAGTTCATCATATAACAAATTACGTTACTGTAAATGATTGTGCAAATATAACTTTAGCTATAGGAGCATCTCCTGTTATGGCTGACGATATAAATGAAGTTCAGGACATGGTTTCTATAGCTTCATCATTAGTTATAAATATAGGAACATTAAATTCCAGAACAGTAGATGCTATGCTAAAGGCAGGAGAGAGAGCAAATGAACTTAATATTCCTATAGTGTTAGACCCAGTGGGAGTAGGCGCTACAAAGTATAGAACAGAAGTTGCAAGAAAACTTTTGGATAAATTACATTTTACTGTAGTTAGGGGAAACATGTCTGAGATTAAAATGCTTTCAGGACTAAAGAGTGAGATTAAAGGAGTGGATTCTTCAGAAAGTTTAGATGGTGCAGAGGAAATAGCAAAAAATCTAGCTTTAAAATTAAATTCAGTTGTAGCTATTACAGGAGAAATAGATTATATATCTGACGGGAAAAAACTTGTTTTAATTAAAAATGGTCATGCTACTTTATCTAAGGTTACAGGGACAGGCTGTATGAGTTCATCTTTAATAGGTTCTTTTACGGCTATTAATAAGGATGGATTTATAGGTGCTATATCAGGGATTATGGCCATGGGTATTGCAGGGGAAAAGGCCTTGGAGAGTTTAAAAGCGAATGAGGGTATAGGTACTTTTAGAGTAAGAATTTTTGATAATATATATAATTTAAAAGAAGAGGATTTTAGGGAAAGAGGAAAAGTATTCTTATTATAAAAATATATGCAAAGAAAGAGAGTGTAATTGTGAGAAATTTTGATAAAAGTAAGGTGGATTATACTATTTATTTAGTAACAGATAGAGATGTTTTAAATGGAAGAGATTTAAAATCTGCTGTGGAAGATACGATTCTAGGTGGTGCTACTTTAATACAACTAAGGGAGAAAAATTGTTCAAGTTTAGAATTTTATAATATAGCACTAGAAGTTAAAGAAGTAACTACAAAATATAATATTCCTTTAATAATAAATGATAGATTAGATATAGCTTTAGCTGTAAATTCTGAAGGAGTTCATATTGGGCAAAGTGATATACCTCTTAAGATTGCAAAAAATATACTAGGGGAAGAAAAACTTATAGGAGTATCGGCTCAAACTTTAGAACAGGCAGTAGTAGCTGAGAGAGAAGGTGCAGATTATTTAGGTGTAGGAGCAATTTTTAAAACTTCAACTAAAAAAGATGCAAAACAAGGGCTCGGATTGGAACTTTTAAGAGAAATAAAGCATAATATTAAAATACCTATAGTGGGAATTGGTGGTATAAATCATAGTAATGCAAAATTGGTTATGGATACAGGAGTTCAAGGAGTTTCAATAGTTTCATGCATTCTAGGGGAAGAGAATATAAGAGTGGCTACGGAAGATTTAAAAAATAAATTATAGATAAATAATTATTTAAACTACTAGGTTAAAAACTTAGTAGTTTTGTTTTAATTAAAGCACTTTGTTGATATAATAAGTATAGCAAGAATTTTAACAGGGCTTATGGCTCTAAATAAAGGAGTTGTATGTTATGGATTTAAATCATAATGAAGACTTAACCATGGAAGAGGCTATGCAATCCATAGAACATTCTATGAAGAGAGTTAAAGTTGGAGATGTAATAAAAGGTAAGGTATTATCTGTATTAGATAAAGAAGTTATGGTTAATATAGGAGGCATGAAAGACGGAATAATTCCTTTTAACGAGCTTTCTTTTAATGATGATGTTGTATCATCAGAAATAGTTAAGGAAGATGAAGAAATTTATGTTTATGTATTAAAAATAGATGATGGTGAAGGAAATGTGTTACTATCTAAAAAAAGAGCTGATGAGATAAAGCTATGGGATAGTCTTTATAATGCGAATAAAAAAGAAGAAATAGTAGAATTTAAAGCAGGGGAAGTTGTAAAGGGTGGAATTAGAGGTACTGTTAAAGGATTAAAAGCCTTTATGCCTGCATCTTTAGTATCTGCACACTATGTTGAGGATTTAAAAGTTTATGTCGGAAAAACTTTAGAAGTAAAGATAGTAGAAATAGATAGAAGACATGAAAAGATAGTAGTATCAAGAAGAGTAATTGAACAAGAAGAGATTAATAGTAAAAAAGAAGTCTTTTGGAATGAAATTAAAAAAGGTGAAGTGAGAAGGGGTACTGTAAGTAAAATAATGAATTTTGGTGCCTTTGTAGATTTAGGTGGAGAAGAGGGGTTAATTCATATATCTGAACTTTCTTTTAGAAAAGTTAGAAATGCAGAAGAAGTGGTGTCTGTAGGGCAAAGTTTAGATGTATATGTACTTGATGTAGATAGGGATAAAAAGAGAATTTCTCTTAGCCTAAAAGAATTAGGTGAAGACCCATGGAATACTATTTTAGAGAGATTTAGTGAAGGTGATGTTGTAGAAGGTAAGGTTTCTAGAACTTTAGATTTTGGAGCTTTTGTAGAAATATATGAGGGAATAGAAGGGCTTGTTCATGTAACAGAAATTAGTGAAGAGAATATAGGGAAGCCTTCTAGTGTACTTCAACCTTCTGACAAGGTTAAAGTTAAAATTTTAAATATTGATAAAGAGAATCATAGAATTGCATTAAGTATAAAAGATGCAAAAGAAAAGCCTGTAGAGGATATTTCTAAGTATATAGATCAAGAAGAATCAAGTAGTTCTTTAGGAGATTTATTAAAGGAAAAACTAAAAGGTTTGAATTTAAAATAACAAATGAAACATAAAAAGTAAGAATTTAAAACATAAAAAAAGATGGGTATGTAATCGTACTCATCTTTTTTATGTTTTAATATAGTAAATATACTTTAATATGTATATGCATTGCACGTTTCGACAACTTTTTTTAATTTAATATAGTACAATATAGTAGAACTTTTTATAAAGGAATGTATAAATAAAACAATAACTTTTGTTATAGTGAATATGCCTTAGAATGGGAAGGAATATTATATGAAAAATAGCTTAAGGAAAAAATTTATAGTCCCAGTTTTTGCAGTAGCAGCTTTGGGCTTATTTATACTATCATTCACTTGTTATTATGAGTCTAAACAGCTCTTAAATAAATATATTCAGGGGAACGCAGAAGACAAAGTTGAAAAGCTTGTAGATGGTATGAATAATGAATTAGAACAATGGAAGCTTATAGTGCAACTATTTTCGGACAATGAACTTATTAGTAAATCTAAATACAAAGAGTTTTTTCATTATGTGAAAGAAAACCATATAGTTTGCAAGAACTTTACACTTATACTAGTAAGCGATTTAAATGGCAATTATATTGATGATAGTGGAAATAAAGGAAGTATTAAAGATAGAAGTTATTTTAAATCAGCAGTTAATGGAGATATTGTAATATCAGATCCTATAATATCAAAAAATCGCGGTACTCCTGTAATAGCAATAGCCTCACCTATAAAGAGAAATGGGGAAATAAAAGGTGTATTATCGGTAAATATAAGTCTTTCTCATTTAACAGATGTTATAAATGTAGAAAGAATGGGAGAGAAAGGTTATGCTTTCATGCTTGACTCACAAGGTAGACCTATGGCTTATCCTAAAAAGGAGCATATTTTAAAGGAAAATATGTTAAACTCAAGCAATGAAAAATTGAGAGAGATAGCTAATAACATGGTTAGTGGAATTTCTGGTGTAGGGAAGTATGATTATGAAGAAGGAAGTAAAATAATTGCGTATAGACCAGTAAAGTATGTACCTTGGTCTATTGCTATGACAGCTAATTATGATGAACTAAGTCAAGATATAAGGGTGCTTAGAAGGTTTACTATTTTTATTAGTGTTTGTGTTATATCTACTATATTAATTGCTCTTTATTATTTACTTAAATCTGTCATAAGTCCTATTGAAGAAATGCAGGAATGTATGAAAGTTGCATCTGATGGTGATTTATCTGTTCAATGCAATGTTAAGAGGAGTGATGAGTTAGGTGATTTGGGTCACAGCCTAAATGTTTTAATAAGGGAAAATAGCAACTTTTAGATGAAACTATAGAATATGATAGATTAAAGGTAGAATTCTTCTCTAATATATCTCATGAGTTAAAGACACCATTAAATGTTATCTTCTCTACTATACAGTTATTGAATCTATATGTTAAGGAAAATAGAATAAACTTTAAAGATTATAATATAAATGAAGAAGTATTAGATTCAACAAAGATAATTAAATATATAGACATAATGGGACAAAATACACAGAGACTAATTAGACTTACAAATAATCTAATAGATATAACTTGTATAGATTCAGCTTCATTAGAGCTTAATCTTAGCAATGAAAATATAGTGGAAGTTGTAGAAAATTTAACTTTGGCTACTGTTGAGTACATGAATAAAATAGGAAGAAATATTATTTTTGATACAGATGTTGAAGAGAAAATAATAGCTATTGACAAAGATAAAATAGAAAGAATCTTACTAAATTTATTTTCTAATGCTATAAAATCTACAGAAAAAGGAGATTATATATCTGTAGATATTATAGATAGAGGTAGTGACGTATGTATAAGAGTAAAAGACACAGGGGAGGGTATAGAGGAACAAAAACAGAAGGTTATATTTGAAAGATTTAGACAAGTTGATGAATTATATATTAGGAAGCATGAAGGGACGGGTATAGGACTTTCTATTGTAAAATCTTTAGTGGACATGCATCATGGTGATATCATTCTAAAAAGTGAACCTGGATGTGGTAGTGAATTCATAATATCACTTCCATCAAGGATAGTAGATAAAGAGTATAAAGAAGAGAAAATAGTAAGAGAATCTCTAAAAGAAAAAATAGAAATAGAGTTTTCTGATATATATAGTTAATATTATAAATAACTATTTTCAGTAAAGTTTTTTACAAATTTTTAATTTATGCTATAATATTTTTTATAAACCATGAATGGAGGAGAATATATGAGTTTACACATTTCAGCAAAATCAGGTGAAATAGCAGAAACCGTATTACTACCAGGAGATCCACTAAGAGCTAAGTTTATAGCAGAAACATTTTTAGAGGACGTAGTTTGTTATAATGAAGTTAGAGGAATGTACGGTTTTACTGGAACTTATAAAGGAAAAAAAGTTTCTGTACAAGGAACAGGCATGGGAATCCCATCAATTTCAATTTATGCAGATGAGTTAATTAATAGTTACGGTGTAAAAAACCTTGTAAGAATTGGAACTTGTGGTACTATCCAAAAGCATGTTAATGTTAGAGACGTTATAATTGCTATGAGTGCTTCTACAGATTCAAGCATAAATAAAATAAGATTTAGCGGAAGAGATTTTGCACCAACAGCTAGTTTTGAACTTTTAAAGAAAGCTTATGATGGAGCTTCTAATCTAGGAATAAACACTCATGTTGGAAATATCTTAACATCAGATACTTTCTATGATGATGATCCAGAAGCATGGAAAATTTGGTCTAACTTCGGAGTATTAGCTATAGAAATGGAAACAGCAGGACTTTACAGTCTAGCAGCTAAGTATGGAGTGAATGCTCTTGCATTACTAACAGTTAGTGATAACATACTAACAGGAGAAGTAACAACTTCTGAAGAGCGTCAAACTACATTTACTCAAATGATAGAAGTTGCACTTAGCCTTGCAGAATAATTTTATAGAAAACACATAGGCTCTTTAGCCTGTTTGTGCTCATAAAAACACTATAAAACTTAAAAAGTAAAATGTATCCTATGGAATAGACTATTTTAAAAAAGTTTATTTTATAGGATTTTTTATATTTAAATGTTTTTTCTAAGTATATATTAGGTTAAAAAACTGTTAAACTTGTTTACATTTTTTTATGTGGAGAATATGATATTAGTGTATAAATAAATTAAATAAATTTTAAACCTAATTTTTGCACATAAAATTTAAATCTTCATTTGCTTAAATGGGGATTTTTTTATTTATAGGGGGTGAGATTGCATGGAAGATTCCATTCCACTGAGGTGTGAGTTACCGAAATTAAATAAAAAGGCACAGTTATTCCAGTATATTGTATGAAAGTTCTTTCATACAATATACTGGAATAACTGTGCCTAGTGGAGGTATTGTTATGGAAATAAATAGATTAAATTTAATATCAGGATTAACAGAGGAAGAAGCTAAAAAGAGATTATTGAAAATGGGACCTAATAGTATTGAAGGGGAAAAAGGTGAAACTTTATTAAGGAAATTTATAGATAATATAAAAAACCCCTTAGTTATATTACTGAGTATACTTGCTTTTGTATCGTATTTAACTGGGGACAGAAAAGCTACTATTGTAATGATTGCAATGATTGGATTAGGTGTTATTTTAAAATTTGTTCAAGAGACTAAGGCTGATAATTCAGCAAAAACACTAAAATCTCTAGTAACCACAAGATGTACTGTAATACGTAATGGAAGAAAAAGAGAAGTAATTTTTGAGGAGATAGTTCAAGGAGATGTTATTCATTTATCCTCAGGAGATATGATACCAGCAGATTTAAAACTTATAGAAAGTAAAGATTTATTTATAAATCAATCTGCCTTAACTGGTGAATCTATTCCAGTGGAGAAAAATGTAGTTAAAAAAGAATTTAATAACCCATTAGAGAATCCTAACTTATGCCTTATGGGAACTAATGTTGAAAGTGGAACTGCTATTGCAAGAGTTATTAGTACAGGGAAAAATACTTATTTAGGTAAGGTTAATGCAAAACTT
The nucleotide sequence above comes from Hathewaya histolytica. Encoded proteins:
- the aroE gene encoding shikimate dehydrogenase, producing MEKLYGIIGEKLGHTYSPEIHHKILESINIDGHFGVFQVERERLCHVIPGLKALDYKGITVTIPYKLEIIKYLDSLSEEAEKIGAVNVVKINNGKAIGYNTDYYGFGMTLEHYNIDFKGEDVVILGTGGASRAVVQYLFDNGAREIIFVTRNKEEGKKKYPQYKVINYEELGSIKEAALVVNCTPVGMYPKCDFTPIDKKYFKKFKAAVDIIYNPLETKFLKEAGEEGLKAVNGMYMLVAQAIKAQSIWNCMEVSYDIVNDIHKHMMSK
- a CDS encoding shikimate kinase, whose product is MSKNIVLIGMPGCGKSALGYFLSKRLNLDFIDLDRFIEKGENKKIPEIFESGEEYFRGIEEQYVEKVSVLKSTIISTGGGVIKREKNINCLKENGVLIFIDRPLDNIIKDIDIENRPLLKDKKDNLHKLYDDRYELYRIYGDYRVLNKGTLEETLNEVMEILKREKII
- the aroQ gene encoding type II 3-dehydroquinate dehydratase, encoding MKILVINGPNLNFLGIREKEVYGAKTYEGLCSYIRCTAEELKAEVTLKQSNIEGEIINFIQEAYGKYDGIVINPGAYTHYSIAIYDALKSVDIDTIEVHLSNIYKREEFRHKSVTAAACIGQISGLGFLGYKLAMEALVNI
- the thiW gene encoding energy coupling factor transporter S component ThiW, whose protein sequence is MSNTKKLTCSGILIAIGVMSSHVIYIPVGVSKCFPIQHVINVLSAIFLGPLYALGNAFLISLLRNILGTGSLLAFPGSMFGAVLAGIFYRKFNKDIYAVIGEVVGTGIIGSLMAFPIASLLMGKKVGAFFFIIPFLLSTIGGSIIAYLIMKVISSRNLNKFY
- the thiD gene encoding bifunctional hydroxymethylpyrimidine kinase/phosphomethylpyrimidine kinase; this encodes MKNVLTIAGSDSCGGAGIQADLKTFSAHGVYGMSVITAITAQNTMGVFDVQDIDKDIIENQISCIYEDIQVSAVKIGMVSKIETIDAIAEGLLKYNAGNIVLDPVMISKSGFDLLKPESKKTLIEKLIPIATVITPNIPEAEVILDRKIDTLDKMVIAAKDIHKLGPKSVLLKGGHLDHNATDVLFHKGEIYYLKGEKIHTKNTHGTGCTLSSSIASNLALGYDLEEAVKRAKDYITMAIKHSFSIGHGVGPTHHFYQLYKLAGLEVK
- the thiM gene encoding hydroxyethylthiazole kinase — protein: MEINRELLKECSNKLYNLKEKNPLVHHITNYVTVNDCANITLAIGASPVMADDINEVQDMVSIASSLVINIGTLNSRTVDAMLKAGERANELNIPIVLDPVGVGATKYRTEVARKLLDKLHFTVVRGNMSEIKMLSGLKSEIKGVDSSESLDGAEEIAKNLALKLNSVVAITGEIDYISDGKKLVLIKNGHATLSKVTGTGCMSSSLIGSFTAINKDGFIGAISGIMAMGIAGEKALESLKANEGIGTFRVRIFDNIYNLKEEDFRERGKVFLL
- the thiE gene encoding thiamine phosphate synthase, whose amino-acid sequence is MRNFDKSKVDYTIYLVTDRDVLNGRDLKSAVEDTILGGATLIQLREKNCSSLEFYNIALEVKEVTTKYNIPLIINDRLDIALAVNSEGVHIGQSDIPLKIAKNILGEEKLIGVSAQTLEQAVVAEREGADYLGVGAIFKTSTKKDAKQGLGLELLREIKHNIKIPIVGIGGINHSNAKLVMDTGVQGVSIVSCILGEENIRVATEDLKNKL
- the rpsA gene encoding 30S ribosomal protein S1, encoding MDLNHNEDLTMEEAMQSIEHSMKRVKVGDVIKGKVLSVLDKEVMVNIGGMKDGIIPFNELSFNDDVVSSEIVKEDEEIYVYVLKIDDGEGNVLLSKKRADEIKLWDSLYNANKKEEIVEFKAGEVVKGGIRGTVKGLKAFMPASLVSAHYVEDLKVYVGKTLEVKIVEIDRRHEKIVVSRRVIEQEEINSKKEVFWNEIKKGEVRRGTVSKIMNFGAFVDLGGEEGLIHISELSFRKVRNAEEVVSVGQSLDVYVLDVDRDKKRISLSLKELGEDPWNTILERFSEGDVVEGKVSRTLDFGAFVEIYEGIEGLVHVTEISEENIGKPSSVLQPSDKVKVKILNIDKENHRIALSIKDAKEKPVEDISKYIDQEESSSSLGDLLKEKLKGLNLK
- a CDS encoding HAMP domain-containing protein codes for the protein MKNSLRKKFIVPVFAVAALGLFILSFTCYYESKQLLNKYIQGNAEDKVEKLVDGMNNELEQWKLIVQLFSDNELISKSKYKEFFHYVKENHIVCKNFTLILVSDLNGNYIDDSGNKGSIKDRSYFKSAVNGDIVISDPIISKNRGTPVIAIASPIKRNGEIKGVLSVNISLSHLTDVINVERMGEKGYAFMLDSQGRPMAYPKKEHILKENMLNSSNEKLREIANNMVSGISGVGKYDYEEGSKIIAYRPVKYVPWSIAMTANYDELSQDIRVLRRFTIFISVCVISTILIALYYLLKSVISPIEEMQECMKVASDGDLSVQCNVKRSDELGDLGHSLNVLIRENSNF
- a CDS encoding sensor histidine kinase — its product is MEYDRLKVEFFSNISHELKTPLNVIFSTIQLLNLYVKENRINFKDYNINEEVLDSTKIIKYIDIMGQNTQRLIRLTNNLIDITCIDSASLELNLSNENIVEVVENLTLATVEYMNKIGRNIIFDTDVEEKIIAIDKDKIERILLNLFSNAIKSTEKGDYISVDIIDRGSDVCIRVKDTGEGIEEQKQKVIFERFRQVDELYIRKHEGTGIGLSIVKSLVDMHHGDIILKSEPGCGSEFIISLPSRIVDKEYKEEKIVRESLKEKIEIEFSDIYS
- the deoD gene encoding purine-nucleoside phosphorylase; the protein is MSLHISAKSGEIAETVLLPGDPLRAKFIAETFLEDVVCYNEVRGMYGFTGTYKGKKVSVQGTGMGIPSISIYADELINSYGVKNLVRIGTCGTIQKHVNVRDVIIAMSASTDSSINKIRFSGRDFAPTASFELLKKAYDGASNLGINTHVGNILTSDTFYDDDPEAWKIWSNFGVLAIEMETAGLYSLAAKYGVNALALLTVSDNILTGEVTTSEERQTTFTQMIEVALSLAE